In one window of Oryza sativa Japonica Group chromosome 9, ASM3414082v1 DNA:
- the LOC4346432 gene encoding uncharacterized protein, giving the protein MARGLDTGQGEAAVVAAVEGSGFGHRALHMAASGGSVDVLRYLVEDLCLGVNQFNGKGQTPLFLSSIHGRAAATRYLLDHGSNPAIDKIVLPLHGAAVKGHCEIVELFLSKGVDVDLYSIAGTPLLAAAISGQHSTMKILLEHHADPNRVFNLDGTPLIMSIVSGSLECVKLLIKVGADMNFRDSNGVTCVMVAANHGSSVIMKCLLDAGANPNIPDEFNTTPIEVAANHGRRDIVEMLFPLTSPISTLSDWSIDGIISHVENFGLKPRDNDLSKRKSAELKLQAREAFERNDYALAVQHYTNAIELSTSAHDKATLLANRSLCWLRLSTGIGAIADANMCRMLRPSWPKACYRQGAAFMFIKDYGKACEAFADGLKLDPANEDIKKALRDAEEAMKKDKMERRG; this is encoded by the exons ATGGCGCGAGGGCTGGACACCGGGCAGGGCGAGGCGGCtgtcgtggcggcggtggagggcagCGGCTTCGGGCACCGCGCTCTGCACATGGCGGCCTCTGGAGGGAGCGTGGACGTCCTCAGGTACCTCGTGGAGGACCTCTGCCTCGGCGTCAACCAGTTCAATGGCAAAG GTCAAACACCACTGTTCCTGTCTTCAATTCATGGGAGAGCTGCTGCTACAAGATATCTTCTCGATCATGGTTCCAATCCTGCGATTGATAAAATAGTGTTACCTCTTCATGGTGCTGCAGTGAAAG GACACTGCGAAATAGTAGAGTTGTTTCTTTCAAAAGGAGTTGATGTGGATTTATATTCTATCGCTGGGACCCCATTGCTGGCAGCTGCGATTAGTGGCCAACATAGCACGATGAAGATCTTATTGGAGCATCATGCTGAT CCTAACAGGGTTTTCAATCTTGATGGTACCCCGTTGATTATGTCCATAGTTTCTGGATCATTGGAATGCGTGAAGCTATTAATCAAA GTTGGTGCTGACATGAATTTTAGAGACTCCAATGGCGTTACTTGTGTAATGGTTGCAGCAAATCATGGCTCTTCTGTCATCATGAAGTGCTTACTAGATGCTGGTGCTAATCCAAACATTCCAGATGAA TTCAATACGACTCCAATTGAAGTTGCCGCTAATCATGGCAGAAGGGACATTGTTGAAATGTTGTTTCCTTTAACCTCACCAATTTCAACACTGTCAGATTGGAGTATCGATGGAATTATTTCTCACGTGGAAaattttggtttgaagccaagg GATAATGATCTGTCTAAAAGGAAAAGTGCTGAACTGAAATTACAAGCTAGAGAGGCTTTCGAGAGAAATGATTATGCGCTTGCAGTACAACACTACACTAAC GCAATAGAACTTAGCACAAGTGCTCATGATAAGGCAACCCTGCTAGCAAACAGGAGCCTATGCTGGTTGCGTTTGTCAACCGGCATTGGGGCTATTGCTGATGCTAACATGTGCAGAATGTTGCGGCCCAGTTGGCCCAAAGCATGCTATCGACAAGGGGCAGCTTTCATGTTTATAAAG GACTATGGAAAAGCTTGTGAAGCTTTTGCAGATGGCTTGAAGTTGGACCCTGCAAATGAAGATATAAAGAAAGCTTTAAG GGATGCCGAGGAGGCCATGAAGAAAGACAAAATGGAGCGCAGAGGTTGA
- the LOC107278813 gene encoding uncharacterized protein produces MGIKLCFASPAHPKSNNQVERANAEILKGLKTKTYNVLKKHGDSWLEELPVVLWANRTTPSSATGETPFFLIYGAEAVLLSELSLGSARVALYNEADQDGLRRDDLDYLEERRRRAALRVACYQQSLQRYHQRHVRAQLLQVHDLVLRRVQSRLGLSKLSPMWEGAYKVIGVPRPGSVRLATEDGTELPNPWNIEHLRQFYP; encoded by the coding sequence ATGGGCATCAAGTTATGCTTCGCCTCACCCGCCCACCCCAAGAGCAACAACCAAGTCGAGCGCGCCAACGCCGAGATCCTCAAAGGCCTCAAGACCAAAACATACAAcgtcctcaagaagcacggggACTCTTGGCTAGAAGAACTGCCTGTGGTGCTGTGGGCCAATCGGACCACCCCGAGTAGTGCAACAGGAGAAACCCCTTTCTTCCTGATATACGGCGCCGAGGCGGTCCTACTGTCGGAGCTCTCCCTAGGCTCGGCTCGAGTTGCGCTGTACAATGAGGCAGATCAGGATGGGCTCCGTCGTGATGACCTCGACTATCTGGAAGAGCGAAgaaggcgcgcggccctccgggTGGCGTGCTACCAGCAGAGTCTGCAGCGCTatcatcagcgccacgtccgggcccagTTACTGCAAGTCCATGACCTCGTCCTCCGCCGCGTCCAGTCGCGCTTAGGattgagcaaactctcaccaatgtgggagggagCATACaaagtgatcggcgtcccccgacCAGGCTCAGTTCGATTGGCCACGGAAGACGGCACAGAACTACCTAACCCCTGGAATATCGAGCACCTTCGCCAATTCTACCCGTGA